From Arachis stenosperma cultivar V10309 chromosome 2, arast.V10309.gnm1.PFL2, whole genome shotgun sequence, one genomic window encodes:
- the LOC130961962 gene encoding uncharacterized protein LOC130961962, producing MLPSHLLPFLSNLEQLKLQRCDSIETIFGVKDRSTQDSSIIVPLKELFLEQLPTMRHVWSDDPKGCFSFPNLQEVTANECKSIKSLFPASVSAGNLQKLEVRSCVELVEIVLANNEATKEENKEFTMFTKLTSLTLSDLPKLRCICSEMQMLDSSEMEGCESSFNALLPSHLIPYLGNLEELVVKKFDSIEAIFDVKDTSTHDLNMIVIPLKKLNLEQLPTLKHVWNKDPKGCLSLKLEEVTLNECKSIKCLIPASVAKDNLRKLEVKNCVELVEIVAVDEAATKEASIDLAMFPKLTSLVLCDLPKLRCISSAISAMQILEWPLLENLNVYHCENLKIFAENFQNSPCSYPEDQDIIAIENHGVLSTGKVTPHLVKLSLSKEDVIMIEQELLHVDLQKIKTLTLQSFNDDSDTFPNDFFTKVPLPNIKKLRLIESAFEALFHSQRPELEQHTKILSQLKKLELKNLYKLKSIGLEHSWVAPLLENLKVLKVLECSCLTNLAPSTVQSFSHLTELHVEGCARLEYLFTSLTAKGLVALDEISVSNCESLKTIVAHEESDKSDDHLTFPELWNLSLSKLPRLGSFYTGNSTLKFRWLMNVTITECKCMETFSHGNLVAHKLRTVDIDEEHWSKVDLNTLIQQQFEKGKEATLS from the exons ATGCTGCCATCTCATTTACTTCCTTTCCTAAGTAATCTGGAACAGTTGAAGTTACAGAGATGCGATTCTATTGAGACAATATTTGGTGTGAAAGACAGATCAACACAGGATTCAAGCATAATTGTTCCCTTGAAGGAATTGTTTTTGGAGCAGCTTCCAACTATGAGGCACGTTTGGAGCGATGATCCTAAAGGATGTTTCAGCTTTCCAAATCTACAGGAAGTTACTGCCAATGAATGTAAAAGCATAAAAAGTTTGTTCCCGGCATCAGTTTCAGCAGGTAATCTACAAAAGTTAGAAGTGAGAAGTTGTGTGGAGCTAGTAGAAATTGTTCTGGCAAATAATGAAGCAACAAAGGAAGAAAACAAAGAGTTTACTATGTTCACAAAGTTAACCTCTTTGACACTCTCTGATTTGCCAAAGCTGAGGTGCATTTGTTCCGAGATGCAAATGCTAGATTCATCGGAGATGGAAGGCTGTGAATCTTCATTTAATGCATTACTACCATCTCATTTAATTCCTTACTTAGGAAACTTGGAGGAGTTGGTTGTCAAGAAATTTGATTCCATCGAGGCAATATTTGATGTGAAAGATACATCAACACATGATTTAAACATGATTGTTATTCCCTTGAAGAAATTGAATTTGGAGCAGCTTCCAACTCTGAAGCATGTTTGGAACAAGGATCCTAAAGGATGTCTCAGCCTTAAATTGGAAGAAGTTACTCTCAATGAATGTAAAAGCATAAAATGTTTGATTCCAGCATCAGTTGCCAAAGATAATCTACGAAAATTGGAAGTGAAGAATTGTGTGGAGTTAGTGGAAATTGTTGCAGTAGATGAAGCAGCTACAAAAGAAGCAAGTATAGATCTTGCAATGTTCCCTAAGTTAACCTCGTTGGTGCTATGTGATTTGCCAAAACTTAGGTGCATATCTTCTGCAATCAGTGCAATGCAAATTCTAGAGTGGCCACTGTTAGAAAATTTAAATGTTTATCACTGTGAAAATCTGAAGATATTTGCAGAAAACTTCCAAAACTCTCCATGTTCTTATCCAGAGGATCAAGATATCATAGCAATAGAAAATCATGGTGTCCTTTCAACTGGAAAG GTTACCCCCCACTTGGTGAAACTGTCCTTGAGTAAGGAAGACGTCATTATGATCGAGCAAGAACTACTTCATGTGGAcctccaaaaaataaaaaccctCACTTTGCAGAGTTTTAATGATGATTCAGATACATTTCCAAATGATTTCTTTACAAAGGTGCCACTACCAAATATAAAAAAGCTACGCCTGATAGAGAGTGCTTTTGAAGCGTTATTCCACTCGCAAAGGCCTGAGCTAGAACAACATACCAAAATCCTTTCACAGCTTAAAAAATTGGAGCTTAAAAATCTATACAAGCTCAAATCCATAGGGTTGGAGCACAGTTGGGTGGCCCCACTTCTTGAAAATCTCAAGGTCTTGAAAGTCTTGGAATGCAGTTGTTTGACAAACTTAGCACCATCTACCGTACAATCTTTCTCCCATCTGACTGAACTGCATGTAGAGGGTTGTGCAAGATTGGAATATTTGTTCACATCCTTAACTGCCAAAGGTTTGGTTGCGTTGGACGAGATATCTGTTTCCAACTGTGAATCATTGAAAACCATAGTGGCGCATGAAGAGAGTGATAAATCAGATGACCATCTGACATTTCCGGAACTCTGGAACCTGTCTCTCAGCAAGTTACCAAGACTTGGAAGCTTCTACACAGGGAACTCAACTTTAAAGTTCCGGTGGTTGATGAATGTTACGATCACCGAGTGCAAGTGCATGGAAACTTTCTCTCACGGTAATCTGGTAGCACACAAGCTACGAACTGTGGATATAGATGAAGAGCATTGGTCCAAAGTTGATCTGAATACTTTGATCCAGCAACAGTTTGAGAAAGGAAAGGAAGCAACCTTAAGTTAG
- the LOC130961961 gene encoding uncharacterized protein LOC130961961, with product MAIPIPIPEFLQEYTVNLVAEYVTNQLDYVWNYEKKFDDLSRVVKELQEERDRVHDKAEEEEDRYGREIYNDVKVWLDRVDEVISEYEKFKEEHRKNGEYPLSLSNLETRHSRSKTAQDIKDKIRDLQQEKHDSISHCQGASSMGFAFANVDYEAFDSRKEITRNITRALEDARARAIGIHGPAGVGKTTLVIEVANKAWKDKLFNVVIMVNVTKSPDIRKIQGQIAEMLGMKLEEESEHVRALRIQKRLKKEKENALIILDDMSVKLDLDMLGLGIASETYSDDTDCQKNLIVPEGRKSSAADNFPPNKNKTKQSPKDGSAEEIEKTSVGSGKLKTEERHKGCKVLLISEMRQVLSQMGVKPSLIFSVNVLSDKEAETLFKKRAGIVDKNFELGKVAAEITKKCHGLPMSIVTTAKALKNQSPSVWEDTRLKLQRQRLTGTPEYSTRLSYNLLENEELKLTFLLCASMGHDALIADLVKRCIGLGFLQDIYTVREARDRVQSLLVKLKQSGLLSDSYSSDHFSMQNLVRNAALSIASEDNHVFRLTKGKLDEWPDEDKLEKYTDIFLQRCGFIEEFPRSIRCPRVRVFQIDNNDPHLKIPDSFFQEMKELRVLILTGIHLSPLPSSIGCLIKLRMLCLEHCKIDEKNLCIIGELKNLRILSFSGSDIESLPVELKNLSKLQIFDISNCSKLGGIPPKVISSMTRLEELYMRNTSIQWKVNGGQENQSKNASLSELGHLDQLTNLDIQIPSAVHLPKNLFFDRLQNYKIIIGSSGRYSKQEFKMPEKYELVRFLAIQQKNGFDIHSQNEIKMLFERVENLLLEKFNGVQDLFYELNLKGFPFLKHLFIVSNSDICSLINPKDRKHPEMAFPKLELLDLYKLKKLKEICSSSCELSKPSFGKLKIIKIKLCSALKNVFPISMVGFLTVLETIQVSECSSLKEIVHVEPAHETTQDSECSPSKDIVHVENIIEEESSRFPELRYLALHSLNEFIGFDPISSEGKTRILFNEKIMVSKLERMVLSAIQIDSIWNDKQSSHFQKLIHLDVSNCCNLKYLLSLSMAKSLGNLQSLFISECDNMGCIISHQGQGRIGKKDNIFPKLKNIKLSNMKSLNEIWSSVVHINSFGKLDTLIIEKCDKLVQVFPRYLVGMFQSLGSLRVTNCKSMEAIFDLDHKNPDAKVVIRLQDVHLETLPKLEQILRWKKDKEGINFSHLQKMYVHDCENLENIFPVSVAENLGNLEYLMVLNCIQLREIVAEGEAGVSVEFPFPKLTTINFSKLPKFKSFYPGAYTLNCPLLNELSIELCDNLELFREQTAIAQGKHILFPEKVINNLKSMQIELQHAKSSTRYRRDNLEELRLSRLKKTDVIYSFLHSNPNLKSLWLNGCSFKVLIPLERPANFESLGVVPKLKILKLTNLFSLEEIGFEQDVILQRIEFLILKNCHRLNTIAPSSVSLTYLTNLEVVDCNKLKFLMSLSTAGSLGQLNIMKVIGCESLKEIVSEQGKEDKEEDKGEKDEGNASKVNIVFKQLKSLELVSLKSLECFCNSQSCVFEFPSLEKLVVSACPKMESFSQEVKSTPILQKIYVVHDKEKKRWCWNGSLQTTIEYMFAEKKFFEGMDRLSVSEHPYLQEVWQGDKKAPRKDWFYNLETLTLQNCVFESHAIPANVLYCLKRLKELTVRDCHKIKAIFEMNDANVRGVFQLKKLYLAWLPNVAHVWQKDKQGISCFQNLQQVTVYGCDKLETLFPAALAKDLRMLEKLDVNNCNKLLEIVGKEEEAAEKTQKFLFPHLTELKLNMLPHLTCFCSTMFTLDCPELDVLEVVNCNKLELFRSQHDAHVEDQGSTSINIKVVSKVEKLCLNWKHTSVLSSWLKSQLVDALNVLDLSFDFDDDVNRNSTFPFEILEKTPNLEKMDISNCGSVKEIFCSQDISRVSSGMFGKLKRLQLFNLFELNSISGSEHLLKLHLLHVSGCPNLTSFVVQSCSNLRELHIGFCDGLPCLLTPRTARLLLHLKEIYIYNCDSMKEVVGKDEQDETDDIKFERLERIKFRSLRRLESFYSGKATMQLPSLIHVEILRCPKMKIFSDGLIDAKSFKGIQISYDRDDELVFHEDLKSSLEILFLYQGSLSLGDYPELNNKWVGLECIPGYWSFSKLKSLEVEGCKFLSDAVLPSHLLPLLDSLEELNVQKCDHVKTVFGTDACADTPTNDPEKIVTLPLKRIILRQLPTLSHVWNRDPKEVSVFHFLKKLLLRDVKA from the exons ATGGCTATTCCTATTCCTATACCCGAGTTCTTGCAAGAATATACGGTCAACTTGGTTGCTGAGTATGTAACAAATCAACTAGACTATGTGTGGAATTATGAGAAGAAGTTTGACGACCTAAGCAGAGTTGTTAAGGAACTCCAGGAAGAAAGAGACAGGGTGCATGATAAAGCTGAGGAGGAGGAAGATCGATATGGGAGAGAAATATACAATGATGTTAAAGTGTGGTTAGATCGGGTAGATGAAGTGATTTCTGAATATGAAAAGTTCAAAGAGGAGCACAGAAAAAATGGGGAGTATCCCCTTTCTTTGTCAAATCTGGAGACAAGGCATAGTCGCAGCAAAACAGCCCAAGATATTAAAGACAAGATTAGAGATCTACAACAGGAAAAGCATGATAGCATATCTCATTGTCAGGGTGCATCTTCCATGGGGTTTGCATTCGCTAATGTTGACTATGAGGCCTTTGATTCGAGAAAAGAAATCACAAGGAATATTACGAGAGCACTTGAAGACGCGCGCGCCAGAGCGATCGGGATTCACGGGCCAGCTGGTGTTGGGAAGACCACTTTGGTAATAGAAGTTGCTAACAAAGCTTGGAAAGACAAGCTATTCAATGTGGTGATCATGGTGAATGTGACAAAAAGTCCTGATATTCGAAAGATTCAAGGGCAGATTGCTGAAATGCTGGGAATGAAATTGGAAGAGGAAAGTGAGCACGTGAGAGCACTTCGCATACAGAAGAGattgaagaaagagaaggagaatGCGCTTATAATCCTTGATGATATGAGTGTGAAACTAGATTTggatatgttgggcttggggaTTGCATCAGAGACTTACAGTGATGACACTGACTGCCAGAAGAATCTCATTGTTCCGGAAGGAAGGAAATCTTCTGCTGCTGACAATTTTCCTCCCAACAAGAATAAGACCAAACAAAGTCCCAAAGATGGTTCTGCAGAGGAAATAGAGAAAACCTCTGTGGGTTCTGGTAAGCTGAAAACAGAAGAGCGTCACAAAGGATGCAAGGTTTTGCTTATTTCTGAGATGAGACAAGTGTTGAGCCAAATGGGTGTGAAGCCAAGCTTAATCTTCTCAGTTAATGTCCTGAGTGACAAGGAAGCCGAGACCTTGTTCAAGAAAAGGGCTGGAATTGTCGACAAAAATTTTGAACTTGGAAAAGTAGCAGCTGAGATCACCAAAAAATGTCATGGTTTGCCCATGTCAATAGTTACGACAGCAAAGGCATTGAAAAATCAGAGCCCCTCAGTTTGGGAGGATACTCGTCTGAAGCTTCAAAGGCAAAGGCTAACAGGAACACCTGAGTATTCTACAAGGTTGAGTTATAATCTTCTAGAAAATGAGGAGCTCAAGCTTACCTTCTTGCTTTGTGCTAGTATGGGTCACGATGCTTTAATTGCAGACTTGGTGAAACGCTGCATTGGTTTGGGTTTTCTTCAAGATATCTATACAGTAAGGGAAGCCAGAGATAGAGTACAATCGTTGCTTGTGAAGTTAAAACAATCAGGTTTATTGTCTGACAGCTATTCAAGTGATCATTTCTCAATGCAAAACCTTGTTCGCAATGCAGCTTTGTCAATAGCATCCGAGGACAACCATGTGTTCAGATTGACAAAAGGAAAACTAGATGAATGGCCGGATGAGGACAAACTTGAAAAGTACACTGATATTTTCTTACAGCGTTGTGGTTTCATTGAGGAGTTTCCTAGAAGCATAAGATGTCCCAGGGTTAGAGTGTTTCAAATTGACAATAATGATCCACATTTGAAAATACCAGATAGCTTTTTCCAAGAAATGAAAGAACTTAGAGTTTTGATTTTGACTGGCATCCATCTCTCACCGTTGCCCTCATCAATTGGATGCCTGATAAAACTCAGAATGCTCTGTTTGGAGCACTGCAAAATAGATGAGAAAAATTTGTGCATCATTGGAGAGTTGAAGAATCTAAGAATTCTAAGCTTTTCAGGATCTGATATTGAAAGCTTGCCTGTTGAGTTGAAGAACTTGTCTAAGCTACAAATCTTTGACATAAGCAATTGCTCCAAACTTGGTGGTATTCCGCCTAAGGTAATATCAAGTATGACCAGACTGGAGGAGTTGTACATGAGAAACACTTCAATTCAATGGAAGGTTAACGGAGGACAGGAAAACCAGAGTAAAAATGCTAGCTTATCTGAGTTGGGGCATCTGGATCAACTAACAAATTTAGACATTCAAATCCCAAGTGCTGTCCATCTTCCCAAGAATTTGTTCTTTGACAGGTTGCAAAACTACAAGATCATCATTGGCTCTTCTGGGAGATATTCAAAGCAAGAATTCAAAATGCCAGAGAAGTACGAACTGGTGCGGTTCTTGGCAATACAGCAAAAAAATGGCTTTGACATTCATTCTCAGAATGAGATCAAGATGTTGTTTGAAAGAGTTGAAAATCTTCTGTTGGAAAAATTCAATGGCGTACAAGATCTTTTTTATGAGTTGAATTTGAAAGGATTTCCCTTTCTTAAGCACTTGTTCATTGTAAGCAATTCTGACATTTGCTCCCTTATCAACCCAAAAGACAGGAAGCACCCTGAGATGGCTTTCCCtaagttagagttattggatctctaTAAGCTCAAGAAGCTGAAGGAGATATGCTCATCTTCTTGTGAACTTTCAAAACCTTCCTTTGGTAAACtgaaaatcatcaagatcaagctttgcagtgCACTGAAGAATGTCTTCCCAATCTCTATGGTTGGATTTCTAACTGTTCTTGAAACAATTCAAGTTTCTGAATGTAGCTCTTTGAAGGAGATTGTTCATGTAGAGCCTGCTCATGAAACAACTCAAGATTCTGAATGTAGCCCTTCGAAGGACATTGTACATGTAGAGAATATTATTGAAGAGGAGTCTTCAAGATTTCCTGAATTGCGCTATTTGGCTCTACATTCTCTGAATGAGTTTATTGGATTTGATCCCATTTCATCCGAAGGAAAGACTAGAATACTATTCAATGAAAAG ATTATGGTTTCCAAATTGGAAAGAATGGTGTTGTCGGCAATCCAAATTGACAGCATATGGAACGACAAGCAAAGCTCTCATTTTCAGAAGTTGATACATTTGGACGTTagtaattgttgcaatttaaaatatttattatcattatcTATGGCCAAGAGTTTGGGGAATCTTCAAAGCCTTTTCATCAGTGAATGTGACAATATGGGTTGCATCATCAGTCACCAAGGGCAAGGTCGTATTGGTAAGAAG GATAACATCTTTCCAAAGTTGAAGAATATCAAATTGAGTAACATGAAGAGTTTGAATGAAATATGGAGTTCTGTGGTCCACATAAATTCTTTTGGCAAGCTGGACACTTTGATTATTGAGAAGTGCGACAAATTAGTCCAAGTATTTCCAAGGTACTTGGTTGGAATGTTTCAGAGCCTAGGTAGCTTGAGGGTTACTAATTGCAAGTCTATGGAAGCTATCTTTGACCTAGATCATAAAAACCCAGATGCTAAGGTTGTAATCCGTCTGCAAGATGTTCATTTGGAAACACTCCCAAAGTTAGAACAAATTTTGAGATGGAAGAAAGATAAGGAGGGGATAAACTTCAGTCATCTGCAAAAGATGTATGTTCATGATTGTGAAAACTTGGAAAATATATTTCCAGTTTCGGTGGCTGAGAATCTTGGAAATCTTGAATATCTTATGGTATTGAATTGCATTCAGTTGAGGGAAATTGTAGCTGAGGGAGAAGCAGGTGTCTCTGTTGAATTTCCATTTCCCAAACTAACCACTATCAATTTTTCAAAGCTGCCAAAGTTCAAGAGTTTCTATCCTGGAGCTTATACATTAAATTGTCCACTGCTGAATGAGCTATCTATTGAACTGTGTGACAACCTAGAACTGTTCAGAGAACAGACTGCAATTGCACAAGGAAAGCATattctttttcctgaaaag GTAATCAATAATTTGAAGTCCATGCAAATTGAGTTGCAGCATGCAAAGTCGTCAACTCGTTACCGAAGAGACAACTTAGAAGAGCTTCGCTTGTCTAGATTAAAGAAAACTGATGTTATATATTCTTTCCTACATAGCAATCCTAATCTGAAGAGCCTGTGGTTGAATGGTTGTTCCTTTAAAGTTTTGATTCCTCTTGAAAGGCCTGCTAACTTTGAAAGCTTAGGGGTTGTTCCAAAATTGAAAATCTTGAAGTTAACGAACTTATTTTCTCTTGAGGAGATTGGTTTTGAACAAGATGTAATTCTTCAAAGAATAGAGTTCTTGATTTTAAAGAATTGTCATCGGTTGAACACTATAGCACCATCATCCGTATCTCTCACTTATTTGACAAATTTGGAAGTAGTTGATTGCAACAAGCTAAAATTTTTAATGTCATTATCAACTGCTGGAAGCCTGGGTCAGCTCAACATCATGAAGGTAATTGGTTGTGAATCTCTCAAGGAAATTGTATCAGAGCAAGGGAaagaagataaagaagaagACAAGGGAGAAAAAGATGAAGGAAATGCGAGTAAGGTCAACATTGTTTTCAAACAATTGAAATCTCTTGAACTTGTGTCTCTGAAGAGCCTAGAATGCTTTTGCAACTCTCAGAGTTGTGTGTTCGAGTTCCCATCATTGGAGAAATTGGTGGTGAGTGCATGTCCCAAAATGGAAAGTTTCTCTCAAGAAGTGAAGAGCACACCAATTCTGCAGAAGATATATGTTGTGCAtgataaagagaagaagagatggTGCTGGAATGGCAGTCTACAAACTACAATAGAATACATGTTTGCAGAAAAG AAATTCTTTGAAGGCATGGATAGGTTAAGTGTTTCTGAACATCCTTATCTTCAAGAAGTTTGGCAAGGTGATAAAAAGGCTCCGAGAAAGGATTGGTTTTACAACTTGGAAACTTTGACGTTGCAGAATTGTGTATTTGAATCTCATGCAATTCCTGCTAATGTTCTTTATTGCTTGAAGAGATTAAAAGAGCTGACTGTGCGGGATTGCCACAAAATAAAAGCCATTTTTGAGATGAATGATGCCAATGTTAGGGGAGTATTCCAATTAAAGAAGCTGTACTTAGCCTGGCTACCGAATGTGGCACATGTATGGCAAAAGGATAAACAAGGAATTTCCTGCTTTCAAAATCTGCAACAAGTGACTGTCTATGGATGTGACAAATTGGAAACACTATTTCCTGCAGCTCTGGCCAAGGATCTTAGGATGCTTGAGAAACTTGATGTGAATAATTGCAATAAGTTGCTAGAAATTGTTggaaaagaagaggaagcagCAGAAAAAACACAGAAGTTTTTGTTTCCTCATTTAACCGAGCTGAAGCTTAATATGTTGCCACACCTCACTTGCTTTTGCTCTACAATGTTCACTTTGGACTGCCCCGAGTTAGATGTGTTAGAAGTAGTTAACTGTAATAAGCTGGAATTATTTCGAAGTCAACATGATGCACATGTTGAGGATCAAGGTAGTACTTCAATTAACATAAAG GTTGTTTCCAAGGTGGAGAAATTGTGTCTCAATTGGAAACATACTTCGGTGTTATCATCATGGTTAAAAAGTCAACTTGTAGATGCTCTAAATGTGCTTGACCTATCCTTTGACTTTGATGATGATGTGAATAGGAACTCTACTTTTCCTTTTGAAATACTTGAGAAGACACCCAATTTAGAAAAAATGGATATATCTAATTGTGGAAGTGTCAAGGAGATATTCTGCTCTCAAGATATTTCTAGAGTCAGCAGTGGGATGTTTGGAAAGTTGAAACGATTGCAACTGTTCAACCTATTTGAGCTGAACTCCATTAGCGGGTCAGAGCACCTGCTAAAGCTCCATCTGTTACATGTTTCTGGGTGTCCAAATTTGACATCTTTTGTAGTACAATCTTGCTCCAATCTGAGAGAATTGCACATAGGCTTCTGTGATGGATTACCATGTTTACTCACACCCAGAACAGCAAGATTGTTATTACACCTCAAGGAGATATACATTTACAATTGCGACTCAATGAAAGAAGTAGTGGGAAAAGATGAGCAAGATGAAACAGATGATATCAAATTTGAGCGGCTAGAGAGGATAAAGTTCCGATCTTTGCGAAGGCTGGAAAGTTTTTATTCAGGCAAAGCCACTATGCAGTTACCCTCTCTGATTCACGTGGAGATACTACGGTGCCCCAAGATGAAAATTTTCTCTGATGGCTTGATAGATGCAAAATCCTTTAAAGGAATTCAAATTTCCTACGACCGAGATGATGAATTGGTCTTCCATGAGGATCTTAAGTCCAGCTTAGAAATTTTGTTCCTGTATCAG GGAAGTTTATCTCTTGGTGATTATCCTGAGCTAAACAATAAATGGGTTGGTTTGGAGTGCATCCCAGGATACTGGTCCTTCAGCAAATTGAAATCTTTGGAGGTGGAAGGGTGCAAATTTTTGTCAGATGCAGTGTTGCCATCTCATTTACTTCCTTTACTAGATAGTTTGGAAGAGTTGAATGTGCAGAAATGTGATCATGTTAAGACAGTATTTGGAACAGATGCATGTGCTGATACACCAACAAATGATCCAGAAAAGATTGTTACACTTCCCTTGAAGAGAATAATTTTGAGGCAGTTGCCAACTCTGAGTCATGTCTGGAACAGGGATCCAAAGGAAGTCTCAGTCTTCCATTTCTTAAAGAAGTTATTGTTGAGGGATGTAAAAGCATAA